DNA from Cyanobacteria bacterium FACHB-DQ100:
ATTCAGCTATTGAAAACTTACGCCAGCTTAGAGCCACTGAATCAAGCGATCGTCACGCCACGATTTCGCTTTATTGAACGTGGAATCGCACCTGGGATCGAGCAGCTAGGGCGGTATTACTCAGATGATCCGTTCTATGCAGAGAAAATTTTAGGGTTGCTGAGACAGCTTTATGAGTATCAACTCACGACAACTGGGTGAATCGCTCGGAGCGATCGAAAAGGTCGATCAAGAAAATCCCTCGATCGACCTTTTTATGTAAACGTTCCCAAGCTAGTGGCTTAAGTGTAGCTGACTAACGATTCGTCTGCACTTCTTTTATCTCAACATCTTCTGCATGAGGACGCGGTTGGTCTGCTACAAGCTTCTGCGGAGTCGAGAAGCTGGAGGCGGATTCTTGCGCCAAAGTCGTCCATTCCGTGTGGAATACGCCTTCTTTGTCGGTGCGGAGATAGGTGTGTGCGCCAAAATAATCGCGCTGCGCTTGGGTTAAGTTTTGTGGCAAGCGATTGCGGCGGTAGCTGTCGAAGTAGTCGAGCGATGCGCTGAATGCAGGAACCGCAATTCCGTGACGAGCAGCAGCCATGATCACTTCACGCCATGCCCCTTGACGATCGAGAATCGTTTGCTTGAACTCAGGAGCCAGGAGCAAGTTCGGTAGCGTTGGATTATCGATAAACGCGCTTTGAATTTTGCCCAAGAAATCTGCCCGGATAATGCAACCGCCTTTCCAGATTCGCGCACATTCTGCCAAGTTCAACTCATAACCGTAGTTCTGAGATGCCACATTCAGCAGCGCCATCCCTTGAGCATAGGAGCAGATTTTCGAGCAGTAGAGCGCATCGCGAACCGCGTTGATGAAAAGCTTGCGATCGCCCTCAAACTTCGGACTCTGGTAGCTCAATTGCTGGGAGGCTTCGATCCGCTCGGACTTGTACGAAGACATAATTCGAGCATTCACCGCAGCGATGATTGTGGGGATCGCAACGCCTTGTTCCAGTGCATCGGTCACTGTCCAGCGTCCGGTTCCTTTTTGCCCCGCAGCATCGAGAATGAAATCGACAAGCGGCTTTTGCGTATCGGGATCAAGAATCTTGAAGATATCTGCGGTAATTTCGACTAGATAAGAGTTCAGTTCTGGAGTCGTGTTCCATTCGCTGAAGACTTCATGCAGTTCGTTGTGATTGAGTCCACCGACATTCTTTAACAAATCATAGGCTTCTGCGATTAACTGCATATCGCCGTATTCGATGCCGTTGTGAACCATTTTGACGTAGTGACCTGCGCCACCCGGGCCAATATAGGTTACACAAGCCCCATCATCGACTTGCGCCGCGATCTTTGTGAAAATCGGCTCTAAAAATTCGTAAGCGGACTTAGTTCCACCGGGCATCAAGCTCGGACCATTCAGCGCACCTTCTTCACCGCCGCTCACCCCCATTCCAATAAAGGTAAATTTTGCGGCTTCAAGCTCACGCGCTCGGCGGGCGGTGTCGCTGAATAGCGAGTTACCGCCATCGATTAGGATGTCGCCTTCATCGAGGAGCGGTTTGAGTTGTTCGATCATGGCATCCACAGGCACACCTGCTTTCACCATGATCAGGATTTTGCGGGGACGTTCGAGTGAGGCAACGAATTCTTCGATCGTATACGCTGCCTTGACATTCTTTCCGCCTGCTCGATGCTCCATGAAAGCATCGGTCTTTTCGCGGCTTCGGTTGTAGACAGCGACGGGAAAGCCATTGCGCTCGACGTTTAACGCAAGGTTCTCGCCCATTACGGCGAGACCAATTACACCAAAACTTTGTGCCATATAAATTCTCTGCTAACTCTGTAACGGCAAGGAAGCGATCGTTTCTTCAAGGTAGCTCGATCGTCTCAAGGTAACGTGGAAGATTACATTAAGACTCTGGCTATAGAGGGAAGGTGAGAAATCGTTTAAGTATTGAGGCGCTGGAGTAAACCTCGCAGGAGTGCGGCTTCTAGGCTGATGGTTTTGTAGCCAACTTCGTCAAACAGAATCACGATTTTGTCACCTTCGTAGCGCATCACCGTGCCTTCACCCCAGGATTTATGCAGGATTCGGCTGTTGAGGGGGTAGGGTTTGCGGGAATCGTTTTGTTGAGCCGCAATTCCGGCACAGCAGTTGTCACAATTTCCACACAATTCTTCACGGGGATCACCGAAATAGTTCAGGAGAAACTTGCGGCGGCAGTCTTGCACTTCAGCATAACTCCGCATCATTTCGAGGCGCGATCGCTCGACTTTAATCTTACGCTCTTGTGCTTGTAACACTTCTTGCGCGGCTTGTGTTAAGTCTGGTGCGTTCTTGCTGAGGTTCACTTCTCCGGTTGGAAGCGTTTCAATCACACCTAAAAATTCTAGATGGCTTAAGGTTATCTTTAACTTTGCCTGAGATAGGTTGATTAGGGGTTTTAAGGCTTTTGGATGAATGGGTTCTGATTGTTGTCGAACAATGTTAGCAAGCTCAATAATCTGATCGATATCAAGCTTTCCACCTCCTGAAAAGAACTTGCGTAAGTTCAAATCATGAGGCGTATAAAACAAAATAATGTTTGCGGGATCACCATCTCGTCCAGCGCGTCCGATTTCTTGGTAGTAACTATCGATCGAATCACTAATGTTATAGTGCAGCACAAATCGAACATTCGATTTATCTACACCCATGCCGAATGCAGTGGTTGCCACAATTACTTCTGCTTCGTCAGACATAAATGCATTTTGAGCTTGTTCGCGCTCTTTGGTTTTGAGTCCGGCATGGTAAGCGATCGCGCGAACTCCCACTTGATTCAGTGCATCCGTTAATGACTCAGTTGCTTTGCGAGTCGCAACGTAAACAATCCCCGGCTTTGTTAATTGTTGAATGCGTTTGACAAAGATTTCTTGCTTTTCGGCTTCATCATCATAGTTCTCAACGGCTAAGCGCAGATTCGGACGATCGAAGCCTCGAACAATAATTCTCGGATTGTTCATGCCTAAACGTTGAATGATTTCTTCACGCACAGGCGGTGATGCAGTTGCGGTTAAAGCTAATGTTGTGGGATGTCCTAATGCTTCGATCACGGTTCCTAATCGAAGATAATCCGGGCGGAAACTATGTCCCCACTCACTAATACAGTGCGCCTCATCAATCACAAACAGCGAAGGTGGAGCCGCTTGTAGATGTTCGATCGTGTCTGTATTGTTGAATTGTTCGGGTGCAAGAAACAGGAATTCAAGCTTGCCATTGTGCCAGCGATCGAAGATTTCAGCCCGCTCTGATGCTGTGATCGTTGAATTGATCACTGCTGCATTCCCAACATCAATATCTTCTTTGTCGATCGACTCCACTTGGTCTTTTTGTAGCGCTAACAGTGGAGAAACAACAATGGTTGCTCCAGGAATCCTTGTGGCGGCAAGCTGATAGATTGCTGATTTACCTGATCCGGTTGGCATCACAGCTAGAGTATCGCAATGTTCTAGGACGGATGCGATCGCAGCTTCTTGTCCGGGTCTGAGGTCATCGTAGCCGAGATGAGTTTGAGCGAGTTTTTGAATTGAGACGGAGCGTTTTCTTGCCATTGGTGTGATAGTTAGAAAAGAAAATGCAGGACAAGTTAGACTTGTCCCACATTCGAGAGGTTGAACAGCATGAGAACTTGAACGCTTAACTCTTGAACATCTAACTCTTGAACATCTAACTCTTGAGCATTTAACTATGGTCGTTGAATCCGCCGAAGAATGCTAATCCGCCGAGAACAGCCGCCGCAAGTACGCCGAGCGAGAACAACGGAGTTTTATCAATGTGGTCGAGGAAGCTGGGAATTTCAAGATTGCTGTAGTCGCCATTGACGCGATCGTATCCCGGTTCTTGAATTGCTTCGTACAGATTGTTCGGATCGTCCTCGCCCTTTTCTTCTTTGGTGCGTTGTGAAACGAATCCGATCGCTAACAATGCAGTATCGACCAAACCTGGAGAAATCCGTTGAACAACATCTAACACCTTGCCAACATCGCTGACAATGTAATCGCGAACCGGATGTTCAGCAGCATATAGAATTGCATCCGTCACTAAGCTGGCATTGTAGAAAGGGGGTGTTGCCATTGGTTTAACACCAAGTTTTGTCTTGCCTTTAGTGTAGAACGGAGTATTGATTACTCCGGGCATAATGTTGGCAACATTAATCGGATAACCTTGATGCTTTAGCTCTAATCGGAGTGCATCAATCATTCCCATGGTTCCGTGCTTTGAAGCAGAATATGGGCTTTGATAAGGCAGCGATCGACGTGCTTCAACCGAAGTAATATGAATCAGCGATCCACGTCCTTCTTTTTTCAAGTGCGGCAACGCGACCATTGCTCCATACACTTGACCCATCATGTTGACATCAATCACCCGCTTAAACTCTTCGGGTGTGATGCGATCGAAGGTCGAAAACAATCCGGTTGCGGCAGTATGAACCCAAGTATCAAGCCGACCAAAGCGATCGACTGCTTTATCTGCGATCGCTTTGACTTGCTCGTAATCTGCCACATCCGCGATCACCGCGATCGCTTCACCGCCGCGCTGATGAATCTCTTCGACCAAGCTTGCTAAGCCCTGTTGACTCCGTGCAGCCACAATGACCTTAGCACCCCGTTCTGCAAACTTCAGAGCCGCGTCGCGACCAATACCACTAGAAGCTCCAACGACTGCTACAACTTGTTGATTAATCGGTTTTAAGTTCATTGTTTTTTAAAGGAATTAAATTTCATCGTTTCTACGGTCTTCGTAGTCTTCGGAAGAAGAAGGCTCAAGCTCCCATCTGCGGTCATCGCGCCCTTCTAAAATCTCATTGGTGTGCAGATAGTTGTAGTCACTCATCTCCAAACCGACTGCACGTCCTATCTCGTCCACAATGTCCATATCCGGGGTCGATACTGTTCCGCCAACAGATTCGTCTCCAACCGCGTTGGCTTGCTCATAGTTCGCATCAATATCGCCACCCGTTAACACCGCAGAAGCTTCATTCAGCTCACTTTCGCGATCGCGCATTGTTCGACCGCCGATCGTATAGCCTGGCATTTCTACAACACCCGTACCATAAGACTCGGTGTATTCTTGGGGAACATCTCCAAAGTCTTGCTCTTCTTCGAGGTCATCCTCCTCGTCGTAGACATCGCCGCCTAGATTGTGTAACGCTGCCTCTAGATCGGCATCATCAGAGATGTCTTGATATCCTGGATTGCTTTTGTTGTAAGTCATCGTGTTCTCCCGCTCGTAAGGCATCGCACAATTGTTAAGTTAACGAATTGCAATCTGAGCAGTCTCCTCATATAGAAAGTTCCTTGATCCACCTCAGGAGGGACTTTTGCCTCTGTCATTTGAATGAGGAGCGATCGAGAATTTTTCTTTAGCTTGTAGAAAGCCTGTTTAAGCCGAGAATTGCGAATTTTTGGGACACAGAAGTTTAGGTAAAGGCAAGTCTAGACACAAGGAGAAGCGGCAATGGTGATGGACACGCAGCCAAAGCGGGTTGCAATTCTAATCGAGCAAGGGGTTGAAGATGCCGAATTTCAGCTTCCCTACAATGCGCTGAAAAAAGCAGGAGCCGAAGTGGTGGTACTCGGTTCGCGGGTGAATGAAGAATACAAAGGCAAGCAAGGCAAGCTCAACATCAAAGCCGATGCGACGACTACGGAGTCGATCGCAACTGACTTTGATGCCGTCATCATTCCTGGTGGTCATGCACCCGACAAGATGCGGACGAATCTAAAAACAGTTCAGTTTGTCGAAGATGCACTTGAGAATGGTGTGTTAGTTGCCTCGGTCTGTCATGGTCCTCAAGTTCTGATTGAGGGCGATATGTTAGATGGCGTTCGGGCAACTGGATTCCGTGCAATCCGCAAAGATATGCAAAATGCGGGTGCTGAGTTTGTTGATGAACCCTTGGTGGTTGATGACAATCTCATTACCTCTCGTCGTCCGGGTGATCTACCAATTTTTGTGACTGCAATTCTTCAGCAATTAAATCTCAACATTCCCGATACAACATTGCCTCCGGTTAGCGATATGGATGCGGGCTGGTGGAAGCTCGGCGAAGAATGGGGCGGTTCTAGCAGAAGCGAGATTGTGCAGGCTCTGAATACTGCCATTCAAGGAGAGCGCTACAGCTTGGAAACATTCCAGCACTATTCGGATAATGCCACCGATGATGCCATGAAGGAACTGTTTCAAGAGATTTTGCAGCACAAACAGCAACACATCCAACAGTTAGAAGCAAGATTAGGGCTGTTTAACGAAACTCCTTCGCTTCCTGCTGCAGTCAGCAATCTGTATGCCAGCGTCAAATCATTCTTCCAAAATGATCAGACCGATGTTGAAATCTTGCGGCGTGCATTAGGTGATCTACAAACGGGTGTGGTTGATACCTACAATCTCCGCAATAAGCTAACTGATCCAGCAACGGTTGAGATTTTTGATCGAATGGAAGTGACTTTGGCAAGAGATGAGCAGCGAATTGCGAATCTCTACAAAGACCGATTGGGCGATCGCACTCCGGGATCTCCCAAGCCTTCTAGCCGTCCTGCCACAACAGGCGCATAGTTCTACCGAAGTCGAAGGTTTCACTACTTTCGACTTCGCTGTTTCAATCTACGTGAGTCTTTATGGAAACTGAATCAAACAAAACAATCAATTCTTCTGAATCTCAACCGCCATCGTTGACCGATACCGAAAAATGGGCATCGATCGTCGGCGGTAGCGCAATGGTGCTATTTGGTCTACAAAAACGATCGCTTCGAGGCGTATTGACGGCGATTGCAGGCGGAAGCCTTGCTTATCATGGCGCAACGGCTGAGAAAAGCTTAACCGACAAAGTGAGTGATGCAGTCGGACTCAATAAAGCCATGAAAGTTGAGAAGACTGTCACAATCAATAAGCCCGCAGAAGAGCTTTACAGCTATTGGCGTAACTTTGAAAACTTGCCAACTTTCATGAAGCACGTCAAGTCGATCACCGTGAGCGAAGGTGGCAAGCGATCGCACTGGGTTGCAAATGCGCCCTTGGGTCAAGAGGTCGAATGGGATGCAGACCTGATCAAAGATGAACCGAATCATTTGATTGCTTGGGCATCGATTGAAGGTGCAGATGTCGATAATTCGGGATTTGTGCGGTTTACGCCTGCACCGGGCGATCGTGGGACTGAGGTGAAAGTGGTGATGGAGTATGAGATTGCGGGTGGTCGATTGACTGCTGCTTTAGCAAAGCTGTTTGGTGAGGAGCCAGAGCAGCAAGTTGGAGATGAACTTCGCCGCTTTAAGCAATTGATGGAAGCAGGCGAGATTGCGACCACTGAAGGACAACCTCGCTGTCACGGATAGTTTTCTAAGTTGTTTAGCTTCGTTTGGATCTGCGGGTAGCCCCCTAAATCCCCCATTCTGGGGGACTTTGAAAGTCGGAGAACTTCCTCAGCAAAGGAAACTGCTTTTTCTCTTAGTCCCCCAGAATGGGGGATTTAGGGGGCAAGAAGCCGTCAACAACGAAGCCAACTCCTCTCTCAGTTCACTTAACACACAATTAACGATGAAAGCTGTATGTTGGCATGGCGCGAATGATGTTCGCGTTGATAATGTCCCTGATCCAACCATTCTGAATCCAAGAGATGCCATTCTCAAAGTAACCGCAACCACCATCTGCGGATCAGATTTACACATCTATGATGGCTATATCCCCTCAATGCAGCCTGGTGACATCATTGGGCATGAATTCATGGGCGAAATCGTCGAAACTGGGCGCGAAGTAAAGAAGCTAAAGAAGGGCGATCGTGTCGTCGTCTCTTCGATCATTGGTTGTGGTCAGTGTCACTTTTGCTCACACCAACAATGGTCGCTCTGTGATAACTCCAACCCAGGTGGCGCACTGCAAGAACCTATATTCGGTTATAGCACCGCCGGAATCTTCGGATATTCACATCTCTTTGGTGGATATGCTGGCGCACAGGCTGAGTATGTTCGCATTCCCTTTGCCGATCATGGCTGTGTTAAAGTTCCCGATGGCATGACTGATGAGCAAGCATTACCGATTTCGGATGCTTTCCCGACTGGATACATGGGCGCAGATATGTGTGATATCAAGCCCGGAGATGTTGTTGCAGTTTGGGGATGTGGGCCAGTTGGATTGTTTGCGATTAGAAGTGCGTATCTGTTGGGCGCAGAGAAAGTGATTGGGATCGATCGCTTCCCCGAACGCTTAGCAATGGCAAAAGTCCAATGTGGTGCAGAAATCATTAACTACGAAGAAGTTGATGCAGGCGATGCACTGAAAGAAATGACAGGCGGACGCGGGCCGGATGCCTGTATCGATGCGGTCGGGCTAGAAGCGCATGGAACCGGATTGATGGGACTGTACGACGAAGTGAAACAGAGCGTTCGGCTGGAAACCGATCGACCCCACATTCTGCGCCAAATGATTGTTGCCTGCCGCAAAGGTGGCGTGATTTCGGTGATGGGTGTGTATGCCGGATTTATCGATAAGCTACCGATGGGAGCCGCCTTTAACAAAGGTCTCACCTTCAAAATGGGACAAATGCACGGACAGCGCTATATGCCCAAGCTGATTGATCACGTCCTCAAGGGTGACATTGATCCAGCATTTGCTTTCTCACATCATATGCCGCTTACCGAAGCGAAGCAGGCTTATGAAATGTTCAAGCACAAGACCGATAAATGTATCAAGATTCTTCTGAAACCGTAACAATGAACTACCTACGCAAGATTTTCTCAACTATTATTCTGAGTGTTGTCCTATCACTAACACTATTCTTGGTTCCGGCTCAGGCTGCGATCGCACCTCAAGAAGCTCAAAACATCATGCGCGATGCGAATAGCCTGCAAGAAGCCGGACAAAAGCTTAGAGAAGCAGATTCTTCCGAAAAGCTTCGCAACAATGAAGCGCTGAACACGGCGAAAGAAGTCCGCAAAGGTAGCCCCGCGATCGATGCCAAAGGTAACACGAATCCAATCGCGGATATCAAAGAAGGCATCAAAGACGCGGCTGAAAACGTCAAAGAAAAGCTGAATCTAGATGAACCGCTTGCGCCTTCGACCAAAGAGTTTCTCGGAAAGCGCCAAGAAACCGTTGAACCCGACGGAAAAGTTCTCGTTAAAGAAGAGCCTGGATACTATCAGCGCGGTCGTGAAACCAAAGTTTTTGAAGAGGACAGATAAATGAGAGCTTTGTGCTGGCATGGTGCGCTCGATGTTCGCGTTGACAATGTTCCTGATCCAAAGATTTTGAATCCGCGTGATGCGATCGTGAAGATCACATCAACTGCGATCTGTGGCTCTGATCTCCACCTCTACGATGGTTTTATTCCCACTGTGCAATCTGGTGATATTCTCGGTCACGAATTCATGGGCGAGATTGTTGAACTGGGGTCTGCGGTCAAGAATCTCAACATTGGCGATCGTGTCGTAGTTCCTTTTACGATCGCCTGTGGCAATTGCTACTTTTGCCAAACCGATCTGTGGTCGCTGTGCGATAACTCAAATCCAAACGCCTGGATGATTGAACCTTTGTATGGAACTTCTCCGGCTGGATTGTTTGGTTATTCGCATTTCTTTGGCGGGTATGCAGGTGGACAGGCTGAGTATGCACGGGTTCCGTTTGCTGATACCGGATTGTTCAAAGTTCCGTCGGAACTGACTGATGAACAAGTGCTGTTCTTGACTGACATTTTCCCAACCGGATACATGGCAGCAGAACATTGCGACATCAAACCGGGACACACCATTGCGGTTTGGGGCTGTGGCCCTGTGGGTCAGTTTGCGATTAAGAGTGCGTTTCTGCTAGGTGCAGAGCGAGTGATCGCGATCGACCGAGTGCCCGAACGCTTAGAAATGGCGAAAACTCAGTGCGGTGCGGAAGTGCTGAACTATGAGGAAGTTGATGTCGGGGACGCGCTGAAAGAGATGACAGGCGGACGCGGGCCGGATTCTGTGATTGATGCAGTAGGTTTAGAGTCACACGGAACCAGCATCGATTACTGGGCGGATCGAGTCAAGCAAGCCGCTCGACTGGAGACCGATCGACCGATCGCGCTGCGTCAAGCGCTGGTTGCTTGTAGCAAAGGTGGAACAGTTTCGATTCCGGGTGTGTATGGCGGTTTCCTCGATAAAATTCCGATGGGAGCGGCGTTTAACAAAGGGCTAACGTTCAAAATGGGACAAACCCATGTGCATCGTTATCTCAAGCCTTTGATTGAACACATTCAGCGCGGCGACATTGATCCGTCCTTTGTGATCACACACACGCTACCTTTGGATCAAGCTCCGCATGGTTATGAGATCTTCAAACAGAAGAAAGATAACTGTATCAAAGTGGTGCTGAAGCCTTAGTGGGCGGTTTGCTGTCTAATCGAACAAGCATCTCTAAATGGGGCAGAGCTTCTCTAGTAAAGCTTCTGCCCCTCGTTGTATGTCGCAGCCTTTACACCAAATTGATCTTTGAGTGCTACAGATCTTGGAAGCCCCCTAAATCCCCCACGAGTGGGGGACTTCAAGCCCAAACTGGTTCAGATTCTCAAAGTCCCCCATTCTGGGGGATTTAGGGGGCGAAGGATCTATAGCATTAACAAATTGATTCGGTATTACTTCTGATACGATCGCGTCAACAAATCAAGCTGCGTTACTTCTTCTGGCTCCAAATCCCAACCGATCGCGCCTGCGTTTTGTTTTGCCTGACTCGCATTTTTCGCGCCCGGAATTGGAATTACATTTCCCTGAGCAATCAACCAATTTAGGGCAACTTGCGCTGGAGTTCGATCGTGCTTCGCGCCGATTTCGGTGAGACGATCGATCAAAGGCATCAGTTTTTCCAAGCCCTGACGACTAAATTTCGGATCGAGCTTTCGCGCTCCAGTGACAGAATCAGCATTTTCGGGCTTATATTTTCCGGTGAGTAAACCTTGTGCAAGTGGACTATACGCGAGAATTGTCACGCCCAACTCTTTAGCGGTCGCCAGAATTCCGTTGACTTCAATTCCCCGGTGTAGCAGGGAATAGCGCACCTGATTTACCGCTAACGGAACCCCTTTTGCTGCCAAATACCCTTGTGCCTCCCGCATTTGATCGGCGGAATAGTTGCTCACCCCGATCGCGCCAATTCTTCCTTGCTTGACTTCCTCGGCGAGTGCTTCCATCAGCGTTTTCTTACCCATGAAAAAGTCAAACGGCATATGCACTTGATACAGTGCGACCGAACTGACTCCTAAGCGCTTGAGGCTTTCTGTCACCGCATCATGTACGGCTTGAGCGCTAAACCGCCAGGGTAACGGCATATATTTGGTCGCGATTTGAACAGACTGATCAGTCTGCCGCATAAACTGACCTAAGAATTGCTCAGACTTACCTAACCCGTAAATCTCAGCCGTATCAAAGAAAGTCACACCTGACGCGATCGCATTTTCAAACGCCTGCTTCAGATCAGCTTCGGTGTAATCTTTGCCATAACTCCAGAACAGCGAATCACCCCAAGCCCAAGTTCCAATACAGAGCGGCGGAACCGACAGACTCGTTCTGCCTAATGAAATCGATTCAGTAGCCACGAGAATTCCCCTTGTAACATTTCTTTAAGTCTAACGAGGGCGATCAATTCTGACATTCTTCTTGCGATTGACTCATCTCGATTTCCTGTCCCACGGTAAACTGGTGAAATTGATTATTGCGATCGCGCTTTTGTTATGCCGTCATTTTTACTCGAAGTTGGAACCGAAGAACTCCCCGCAAGCTTTGTCGATGAAGCATTGTCGCAATGGCGATCGCGCATCCCCAAACAGCTTAGCGAGTTAAATTTGGCATCTGATTCGATTCAGTTTTATGGCACACCGAGACGATTAGCGATCGTGATTGGAGGCTTACCTGCTCAGCAGCCGGATCAAGAAGAAGAAATCAAAGGGCCTCCCGCACAAGCCGCATTCAAAGACGGCAAGCCGACCAAAGCCGCAGAAGGATTTGCTCAGAAACAAGGAGTGTCGATCGACTCGTTTGAGATTCGTCCGACTGAAAAAGGCGAATTCATCTTTGTGAAGAAAACGATTAAAGGTCGCCCCATTTCGGAAATTCTCACAGAACTAATTCCGCAATGGATTACGCAGCTTGAAGGAAAGCGCTTTATGCGGTGGGGCGATGGAGATTTACGGTTCTCGCGCCCGATTCGCTGGCTGGTGACATTGCTCGATCGCGAAG
Protein-coding regions in this window:
- the gndA gene encoding NADP-dependent phosphogluconate dehydrogenase, whose product is MAQSFGVIGLAVMGENLALNVERNGFPVAVYNRSREKTDAFMEHRAGGKNVKAAYTIEEFVASLERPRKILIMVKAGVPVDAMIEQLKPLLDEGDILIDGGNSLFSDTARRARELEAAKFTFIGMGVSGGEEGALNGPSLMPGGTKSAYEFLEPIFTKIAAQVDDGACVTYIGPGGAGHYVKMVHNGIEYGDMQLIAEAYDLLKNVGGLNHNELHEVFSEWNTTPELNSYLVEITADIFKILDPDTQKPLVDFILDAAGQKGTGRWTVTDALEQGVAIPTIIAAVNARIMSSYKSERIEASQQLSYQSPKFEGDRKLFINAVRDALYCSKICSYAQGMALLNVASQNYGYELNLAECARIWKGGCIIRADFLGKIQSAFIDNPTLPNLLLAPEFKQTILDRQGAWREVIMAAARHGIAVPAFSASLDYFDSYRRNRLPQNLTQAQRDYFGAHTYLRTDKEGVFHTEWTTLAQESASSFSTPQKLVADQPRPHAEDVEIKEVQTNR
- a CDS encoding ATP-dependent DNA helicase RecQ, which codes for MARKRSVSIQKLAQTHLGYDDLRPGQEAAIASVLEHCDTLAVMPTGSGKSAIYQLAATRIPGATIVVSPLLALQKDQVESIDKEDIDVGNAAVINSTITASERAEIFDRWHNGKLEFLFLAPEQFNNTDTIEHLQAAPPSLFVIDEAHCISEWGHSFRPDYLRLGTVIEALGHPTTLALTATASPPVREEIIQRLGMNNPRIIVRGFDRPNLRLAVENYDDEAEKQEIFVKRIQQLTKPGIVYVATRKATESLTDALNQVGVRAIAYHAGLKTKEREQAQNAFMSDEAEVIVATTAFGMGVDKSNVRFVLHYNISDSIDSYYQEIGRAGRDGDPANIILFYTPHDLNLRKFFSGGGKLDIDQIIELANIVRQQSEPIHPKALKPLINLSQAKLKITLSHLEFLGVIETLPTGEVNLSKNAPDLTQAAQEVLQAQERKIKVERSRLEMMRSYAEVQDCRRKFLLNYFGDPREELCGNCDNCCAGIAAQQNDSRKPYPLNSRILHKSWGEGTVMRYEGDKIVILFDEVGYKTISLEAALLRGLLQRLNT
- a CDS encoding SDR family oxidoreductase; amino-acid sequence: MNLKPINQQVVAVVGASSGIGRDAALKFAERGAKVIVAARSQQGLASLVEEIHQRGGEAIAVIADVADYEQVKAIADKAVDRFGRLDTWVHTAATGLFSTFDRITPEEFKRVIDVNMMGQVYGAMVALPHLKKEGRGSLIHITSVEARRSLPYQSPYSASKHGTMGMIDALRLELKHQGYPINVANIMPGVINTPFYTKGKTKLGVKPMATPPFYNASLVTDAILYAAEHPVRDYIVSDVGKVLDVVQRISPGLVDTALLAIGFVSQRTKEEKGEDDPNNLYEAIQEPGYDRVNGDYSNLEIPSFLDHIDKTPLFSLGVLAAAVLGGLAFFGGFNDHS
- a CDS encoding DJ-1/PfpI/YhbO family deglycase/protease; protein product: MVMDTQPKRVAILIEQGVEDAEFQLPYNALKKAGAEVVVLGSRVNEEYKGKQGKLNIKADATTTESIATDFDAVIIPGGHAPDKMRTNLKTVQFVEDALENGVLVASVCHGPQVLIEGDMLDGVRATGFRAIRKDMQNAGAEFVDEPLVVDDNLITSRRPGDLPIFVTAILQQLNLNIPDTTLPPVSDMDAGWWKLGEEWGGSSRSEIVQALNTAIQGERYSLETFQHYSDNATDDAMKELFQEILQHKQQHIQQLEARLGLFNETPSLPAAVSNLYASVKSFFQNDQTDVEILRRALGDLQTGVVDTYNLRNKLTDPATVEIFDRMEVTLARDEQRIANLYKDRLGDRTPGSPKPSSRPATTGA
- a CDS encoding SRPBCC family protein codes for the protein METESNKTINSSESQPPSLTDTEKWASIVGGSAMVLFGLQKRSLRGVLTAIAGGSLAYHGATAEKSLTDKVSDAVGLNKAMKVEKTVTINKPAEELYSYWRNFENLPTFMKHVKSITVSEGGKRSHWVANAPLGQEVEWDADLIKDEPNHLIAWASIEGADVDNSGFVRFTPAPGDRGTEVKVVMEYEIAGGRLTAALAKLFGEEPEQQVGDELRRFKQLMEAGEIATTEGQPRCHG
- a CDS encoding glutathione-dependent formaldehyde dehydrogenase, with product MKAVCWHGANDVRVDNVPDPTILNPRDAILKVTATTICGSDLHIYDGYIPSMQPGDIIGHEFMGEIVETGREVKKLKKGDRVVVSSIIGCGQCHFCSHQQWSLCDNSNPGGALQEPIFGYSTAGIFGYSHLFGGYAGAQAEYVRIPFADHGCVKVPDGMTDEQALPISDAFPTGYMGADMCDIKPGDVVAVWGCGPVGLFAIRSAYLLGAEKVIGIDRFPERLAMAKVQCGAEIINYEEVDAGDALKEMTGGRGPDACIDAVGLEAHGTGLMGLYDEVKQSVRLETDRPHILRQMIVACRKGGVISVMGVYAGFIDKLPMGAAFNKGLTFKMGQMHGQRYMPKLIDHVLKGDIDPAFAFSHHMPLTEAKQAYEMFKHKTDKCIKILLKP
- a CDS encoding glutathione-dependent formaldehyde dehydrogenase, whose translation is MRALCWHGALDVRVDNVPDPKILNPRDAIVKITSTAICGSDLHLYDGFIPTVQSGDILGHEFMGEIVELGSAVKNLNIGDRVVVPFTIACGNCYFCQTDLWSLCDNSNPNAWMIEPLYGTSPAGLFGYSHFFGGYAGGQAEYARVPFADTGLFKVPSELTDEQVLFLTDIFPTGYMAAEHCDIKPGHTIAVWGCGPVGQFAIKSAFLLGAERVIAIDRVPERLEMAKTQCGAEVLNYEEVDVGDALKEMTGGRGPDSVIDAVGLESHGTSIDYWADRVKQAARLETDRPIALRQALVACSKGGTVSIPGVYGGFLDKIPMGAAFNKGLTFKMGQTHVHRYLKPLIEHIQRGDIDPSFVITHTLPLDQAPHGYEIFKQKKDNCIKVVLKP
- a CDS encoding aldo/keto reductase, whose translation is MATESISLGRTSLSVPPLCIGTWAWGDSLFWSYGKDYTEADLKQAFENAIASGVTFFDTAEIYGLGKSEQFLGQFMRQTDQSVQIATKYMPLPWRFSAQAVHDAVTESLKRLGVSSVALYQVHMPFDFFMGKKTLMEALAEEVKQGRIGAIGVSNYSADQMREAQGYLAAKGVPLAVNQVRYSLLHRGIEVNGILATAKELGVTILAYSPLAQGLLTGKYKPENADSVTGARKLDPKFSRQGLEKLMPLIDRLTEIGAKHDRTPAQVALNWLIAQGNVIPIPGAKNASQAKQNAGAIGWDLEPEEVTQLDLLTRSYQK